The Hemicordylus capensis ecotype Gifberg chromosome 6, rHemCap1.1.pri, whole genome shotgun sequence genome window below encodes:
- the LOC128331254 gene encoding olfactory receptor 10A7-like, whose translation MFSEFLLLGFSELGQFQFLLFAMFLVVYLLTLMGNFFIIFLTKTDTALHSPMYFFLQNLSFAEVGFISTIVPKMLVNLLSAKKTISLSECRAQMYFVFFFGTMECFLLTVMAYDRFVAICNPLRYPVIMNRTFCVLLAMAAWTSGFPVGLIKSTWVFSFPFCESNAVFHFFCDTPAILQLACGDTHRFELFSRIGTSVIILCPFTLILTSYIRIIITILKMPSAEGRRKAFSTCSSHIMAVTLFFGTASLTYFRLKTNYSAGVKRLLSLSYTVFTPMLNPIIYSLRSKEMKGAFSRMLRRKINQCRL comes from the coding sequence ATGTTCAGTGAGTTCCTTCTGTTGGGATTTTCTGAACTTGGCCAATTCCAGTTTCTCCTCTTTGCTATGTTTCTGGTTGTCTACTTACTGACTCTGATGGGAAActtcttcatcatcttcctaaCAAAAACTGACACCGCCTTGCACAGTCCTATGTATTTTTTCCTCCAAAACCTGTCCTTTGCAGAAGTTGGCTTTATATCAACTATTGTCCCTAAGATGCTGGTGAACCTTCTATCAGCAAAAAAGACCATCTCTTTATCAGAATGCAGGGCACAGATGtattttgtctttttctttggAACCATGGAGTGCTTCCTTTTAACGGTAATGGCATATGATCGTTTTGTTGCCATATGCAACCCTTTACGTTATCCAGTCATAATGAACAGGACATTCTGTGTGCTGCTGGCAATGGCAGCATGGACATCAGGATTCCCTGTTGGGCTCATAAAGAGTACCTGGGTGTTTAGTTTCCCATTCTGTGAGTCCAATGCAGTTTTTCATTTCTTCTGTGACACTCCCGCAATTCTACAGTTGGCCTGTGGAGATACTCACCGATTTGAGTTATTTTCACGCATAGGAACTTCTGTTATTATATTGTGTCCTTTTACATTGATCCTGACCTCATATATCCGTATTATCATCACTATCCTGAAGATGCCTTCAGCTGAAGGGAGACGGAAAGCCTTCTCCACCTGCTCTTCACACATCATGGCCGTGACTCTGTTCTTTGGCACAGCGAGTCTGACTTATTTTCGACTCAAGACAAACTATTCTGCAGGGGTCAAACGGCTGCTTTCCCTCTCCTATACAGTCTTTACCCCCATGCTAAATCCCATCATTTATAGCCTTCGCAGCAAGGAGATGAAGGGGGCCTTTAGTAGGATGCTGAGGAGGAAAATAAATCAATGCAGATTGTGA